The Ketobacter alkanivorans genome includes the window CGGCACCAATACAGACGATGGAGATGTCTTCCATTTTTTTGTTCTGTAGTTCCAGAGCATTCACCAGGCCAGCGGCGGCAATAATCGCCGTACCGTGCTGGTCATCGTGGAAGATAGGAATGTCACATTGTTCTATCAGAACACGCTCAATCTCAAAGCACTCAGGGGCTTTGATGTCTTCCAGGTTGATGCCACCAAACGTTGGGGATATACGTTTCACTGTATCAATGAAAGCCTGCGGGCTTTCTGAATCCACTTCGATGTCGAATACGTCGATTCCAGCGAAGCGCTTGAACAGCACACCTTTGCCTTCCATAACCGGCTTGCTGGCCAGGCTGCCCAGGTTACCCAAGCCCAGAATCGCGGTGCCGTCACTGATTACGGCGACCAGGTTTCCTTTATTGGTGTACTGGTAAGCGGTTTCAGGATCACGGGCGATCTCACGCACGGGCTCAGCCACACCAGGGCTGTAGGCCAGAGACAGATCACGGGCGGTTTCGGTTGGCTTGGTTAGCTCTACACTCACCTTGCCAGGACGAGGCTTGGAGTGATAATCGAGTGCGGCTTGCTTTAAATCTGACATAAAATTTTGCTTCCCATTGATGGGTTTGCGGACCTTACTGCAGGGCGGAATCTGTACCCCGAACCTGCTTACTCCCCTTGATATGCGGCCGGGATCACACCGACTGCAGCCCCTGCCAAAACCGGCCTTGGCGAGGGTGGTGTAGCATAGCGAAATCACCCCTGCCGCTCAATAAAAGATTGGGCTGTCCAGAAATGGTTTAACCTGGGCCACGGTCGAGTCCTGGCTCAGGGTTTCCCAGGATGACTGATGGGTAATTTTCATCTGGTAGCGCTTCTGCTGGCCTTTTCGCACCAACTCAGGCGTGCTTCCATTCCAGGTCAGACGATCGGAAAGCCAACCTCTGGCCTCCAGTCGCAACTCGGCGCTGCCTTTGGGCGCGCGGGATAGCGCCACCAGCTGATCCATCAAGGCATCATCTATAGTTAGCGCCACTTTCTTTTCAATCTTGAGGCTAACCTGGCCAGTCAGCTCCACAAACATGGCTTTTTTACTCATGGTGACCGACTCAACCTGGCCCTGAATCCTGGCATAGCCACCTTTCAGCTCAGCAGAGGTTGCCGGTATGGCGTCATAATAGTCGTGCCCCCACACCCCCAAGCGCTTGGATCGCGCCTGAGCCTGGGCCTGACTGTAACAATCCACGTACCGCAGATTAGGCAGAATCGCCACCTGAAACCCGGCCCCCTGCTGCAACAGGGCGGCAATGATACTTTCGCCCTGCCCGGTGAAGAGATGCCCCAGCACCCGACCATAATGATCATGTGTATCCTGGCCGACTAACAGGTAAATCGGCTTTTGTTTGAGCAAAGCCTCCAGCTGCTGCCGGGCCTCTAGCGCCAATGGCTCCTCTGGCTTACCACGGTGGGCCACTTCTGGTGTATTAATACCCACCAGCCGCACTTTACGACCGTCCGTAAGGCGCACCGTATCACCATCGAATACCGCCTCGATCTGAACCGCCTCCACCGCTTTTTCTGCCGGATCCAGCGGGCACAGGGCGTACGCCGGGAAAGACCACTGCAGCAGAAACAGGCTGGCAATAAAAAAGGCTCCCACGGGAGCCTTTTTCAGGATGTTCATCCGTTGTACACGCATTACTTGGTGCGACGTACCGCGCCGAAACGCTTCTTGAATTTGTCGATACGGCCACCGGTATCCACAACTTTCTGCTGACCAGTGTAGAACGGGTGACAGGCAGAGCACACGTCCAGGTGGATTTCTTCTTTCAACGTGGATCGAGTCTCCATCACATTGCCGCAAGTGCAAGTGGCTTTGATGTCGTTGTATTCTGGATGGATGCCTTCTTTCATGGTGTCACCTGATCTCTCTCAGTGCATGCCGCCACCCGATCAATTGCCGGGCACCGCATGGGATTTTTTAGGAAATTCGCAATACGAGTATCGTATACAAGGGCGCGAATCATACCAAAGTATGGCAAATTGGCAAGCAAAGCATTAATCTTTACTGCCCAAGCGCCGACGCCCACCAATAACCACTTGGAATCATTAGCATTTTTATGGCCAAGCCCGGATCTCATACCATCATTCAAGTGGCTTTGCCTGTGCCTTTGCGGCGCACTTTTGATTACTTGCCCAAAGCAGACACCCCGGTCAACCTGCTGCAGCCGGGTACGCGGGTAAAAGTACCCTTCGGCAAGCGCCAGATAATCGGCATCATTCACGGCATTATCCCGCACTCCAACTTTGGTGACGATAACCTCAAAACCATCACAGGCCTGCTGGATGAGGAGGCGGCCATCGGGCCAGAGCTGGTGAAGCTGTGCCAGTGGGCTGCCCAGTATTACCACCATCCACTGGGTGATGTTTATGCTCATGCGCTGCCCACCCTGCTGCGCAGCAAGGATGATTCCTGGGAAGAAGTGTCCGTACGCTGGCAGTTGACGCAGAAAGGGCGTCTGATCGGGCTGGACCAGCTGGGCCGGGCCAAGCGCCAGATCCACGCATTGAAGATATTGAGGGAACACCCGGAAGGCCTGCATCAGCCCATGCTGAAGGGCTTTGAAGTGGAAGCGCCCATTCTGCGCACCCTGCTGGACAAAGGGCTAGTGGATCAGCATCAGGATCGCCCGCCACGACAACACTGGCGCCAGGACAGGATACTGGCGGAAAGCCCGCTCACGCTGAATGAAGAGCAAAAGCATGCCCTGCAACCCATCATTGATAGCACCGGGTTTCGTCCATTTCTGCTGGAGGGTGTTACCGGCAGCGGCAAAACCGAGGTCTATCTGCAGGCCATCACCCATTATCTGAAGCAAGGCAAGCAGGCTCTGGTACTGGTGCCTGAAATCGGCCTCACCCCTCAGACCCTGCATCGGTTTGAAGCCCGTTTCGGGGTACCGGTGGTGAGCTTCCATTCCAATCTCACCGATCGGGAGCGCATGATCAGTTGGCGCAAGGCCCGCAATGGTGAAGCCGCCATTGTGCTGGGCACCCGCTCAGCCCTGTTCAGCCCGATGGAAAACCTGGGCATCATTGTGGTGGATGAGGAACACGATCTTTCGTACAAACAGCAGGAAGGTTTCCGCTACAACGCCCGCGACCTGGCCATTATTCGCGCCAACCAACAGAACATTCCTGTGGTGCTGGGCAGTGCCACCCCCACGCTGGAGAGCCTGCAGAATGCACGCAGCGGTCGCTACGAGCACCTGGTGCTAAGCCAGCGCGCGGGCAACGCACGACCACCGCAGTTTCGGGTGCTGGATATCCGACAGAAAGCGCTTACCCACGGCATGGCGCCCGAGCTGCTGAAGGAAATGGAAGAACGCTTAAAGGCGCGCCAGCAAGTGCTGGTATTCATCAATCGCAGGGGTTATGCACCGGTTTTGATGTGCCATGATTGTGGCTGGTTCAAAGAGTGCCCCCATTGCGATCATCGCATGACCTGCCACGCCAACCCGGCCCATCTCCATTGCCATCACTGCAATCATCAGTTGGCCATACCACGCTTTTGCGGGAACTGTAAAAGTACGGATCTGCGCCCCATTGGCATGGGAACCGAACGGCTGGAAGACAATCTCAGCGCCCTGTTTCCTAAATTTCCGGTGATACGCATCGATCGCGACACCACTCAACGCAAGCAAGCCATGAGCAAACACCTGGAGCGCATCAACACCGGGGAGCCCTGTATTTTGGTGGGCACTCAGATGCTGGCCAAAGGGCATCATTTTCCCAAAGTAACCCTGGTGGCCGTGTGCGACATTGACGCCGGTTTGTTCGCGGCGGATTTTCGTGCCACAGAGCACACGGCGCAGTTGCTGATGCAGGTATCCGGCCGGGCCGGGCGCGGTGACGATCGCGGCCTGGTGTTTCTGCAAACCCATCAACCGGGGCACCCTTTGTTGCAGACATTGCTCAGCGATGGTTACGGTGAATTCGCCACCGAACTCACCAACGAGCGCCGCCTGATGGGCATGCCTCCGTTTGGTTATCTGGCATTACTGCGGGCAGAGAGCGCAGACCCCCGACAAGCCTCTCAGTTTCTAAACCAGATCGAACGCTGGATGCAACCGGCAGCGCAGTCATTGAATGCCGAGGTGTGGGGCCCTGCCCCGGCGCTGATGCCGAAAAAAGCACGCCGGTTTCGCTTTCAGTTAATGCTGCGCAGTGAACAGCGCCCAGCGCTGCAGCAGC containing:
- a CDS encoding thermonuclease family protein encodes the protein MNILKKAPVGAFFIASLFLLQWSFPAYALCPLDPAEKAVEAVQIEAVFDGDTVRLTDGRKVRLVGINTPEVAHRGKPEEPLALEARQQLEALLKQKPIYLLVGQDTHDHYGRVLGHLFTGQGESIIAALLQQGAGFQVAILPNLRYVDCYSQAQAQARSKRLGVWGHDYYDAIPATSAELKGGYARIQGQVESVTMSKKAMFVELTGQVSLKIEKKVALTIDDALMDQLVALSRAPKGSAELRLEARGWLSDRLTWNGSTPELVRKGQQKRYQMKITHQSSWETLSQDSTVAQVKPFLDSPIFY
- the rpmE gene encoding 50S ribosomal protein L31; translated protein: MKEGIHPEYNDIKATCTCGNVMETRSTLKEEIHLDVCSACHPFYTGQQKVVDTGGRIDKFKKRFGAVRRTK
- a CDS encoding primosomal protein N' — translated: MAKPGSHTIIQVALPVPLRRTFDYLPKADTPVNLLQPGTRVKVPFGKRQIIGIIHGIIPHSNFGDDNLKTITGLLDEEAAIGPELVKLCQWAAQYYHHPLGDVYAHALPTLLRSKDDSWEEVSVRWQLTQKGRLIGLDQLGRAKRQIHALKILREHPEGLHQPMLKGFEVEAPILRTLLDKGLVDQHQDRPPRQHWRQDRILAESPLTLNEEQKHALQPIIDSTGFRPFLLEGVTGSGKTEVYLQAITHYLKQGKQALVLVPEIGLTPQTLHRFEARFGVPVVSFHSNLTDRERMISWRKARNGEAAIVLGTRSALFSPMENLGIIVVDEEHDLSYKQQEGFRYNARDLAIIRANQQNIPVVLGSATPTLESLQNARSGRYEHLVLSQRAGNARPPQFRVLDIRQKALTHGMAPELLKEMEERLKARQQVLVFINRRGYAPVLMCHDCGWFKECPHCDHRMTCHANPAHLHCHHCNHQLAIPRFCGNCKSTDLRPIGMGTERLEDNLSALFPKFPVIRIDRDTTQRKQAMSKHLERINTGEPCILVGTQMLAKGHHFPKVTLVAVCDIDAGLFAADFRATEHTAQLLMQVSGRAGRGDDRGLVFLQTHQPGHPLLQTLLSDGYGEFATELTNERRLMGMPPFGYLALLRAESADPRQASQFLNQIERWMQPAAQSLNAEVWGPAPALMPKKARRFRFQLMLRSEQRPALQQLLKQTVKKIEQEAGHRLKWSVDVDPVTLD